A region of Hydrogenimonas cancrithermarum DNA encodes the following proteins:
- a CDS encoding sulfate adenylyltransferase gives MAYSRKSKKALFIDQEALSTLALVQEGLLHPVDGLMDEKTSEEVNHTKCYKGHSFPFSFILAPKGRRNEEVLKALKPGEIVDLFVNGKPVGWLKVDEVFKIDPEARVQEIYGTQNASHPGVQATMKRLGHYAVSGKYHVEYPSLRKIKEQITVAKNRIGAKQTSALMMAARPLHRAHERLIRTTLDRSDLVVIFLFKPYQEDSTLPYELRYRSMDYFVKNYLPANRVVIVPLEYTYIFAGYNEVILDALVAENFGCDELVIGQNHAGLGSFYDKNRIQSVFDHLKGFEIQIHTAPEYAYCDICRTLVSSRTCPHGEHHHISYHADSILELLKKGLLPPAVLIRKEISAMILTHLFPNRFENLEKIYYDLMPGSGLLESQSEEDFYIKLMKLYQTTSLK, from the coding sequence ATGGCATATTCAAGAAAAAGTAAAAAGGCGCTCTTCATCGACCAGGAGGCGCTTTCGACCCTCGCACTGGTGCAGGAGGGGTTACTGCATCCTGTCGACGGATTGATGGATGAAAAAACTTCCGAAGAGGTCAACCATACCAAGTGCTACAAAGGGCACAGCTTTCCTTTCTCTTTCATTCTCGCCCCCAAAGGGCGACGAAACGAAGAGGTTTTAAAGGCACTGAAACCCGGAGAGATCGTCGACCTCTTCGTCAACGGCAAACCTGTCGGATGGCTCAAGGTCGACGAAGTGTTCAAAATCGATCCGGAGGCACGCGTCCAGGAGATCTACGGTACCCAAAACGCATCTCATCCAGGCGTCCAGGCGACGATGAAACGTCTTGGGCACTACGCCGTAAGCGGAAAATACCATGTGGAGTATCCATCTCTGCGAAAAATCAAAGAGCAGATCACAGTGGCGAAAAACCGTATCGGAGCGAAACAGACCAGTGCACTGATGATGGCAGCGCGTCCCCTGCACCGGGCGCATGAACGTCTCATCCGGACCACACTCGACCGCTCAGACCTGGTTGTAATTTTCCTCTTCAAACCCTATCAGGAGGACAGTACCCTCCCTTACGAGCTGCGCTACCGCTCGATGGATTATTTCGTCAAAAACTATCTGCCTGCCAACCGCGTCGTGATCGTACCGTTGGAGTACACCTACATCTTCGCCGGTTACAACGAAGTGATCCTCGATGCTCTTGTCGCAGAAAACTTCGGGTGCGACGAGCTGGTGATCGGCCAGAACCATGCCGGACTCGGCTCCTTTTACGACAAAAACCGCATCCAATCGGTTTTCGACCATCTCAAAGGATTCGAGATTCAGATCCATACAGCGCCAGAGTACGCTTACTGCGATATCTGCCGCACACTCGTCAGCAGCCGCACCTGTCCACATGGCGAGCATCACCATATCTCCTATCATGCCGACTCGATTCTCGAGCTCTTGAAAAAGGGGCTTCTTCCACCGGCCGTACTGATCCGCAAAGAGATTTCGGCGATGATTTTGACCCACCTCTTTCCCAATCGCTTCGAAAACCTGGAAAAAATCTATTACGACCTGATGCCTGGGTCTGGTCTGCTGGAGAGTCAGAGCGAAGAGGATTTTTACATCAAACTGATGAAGCTCTATCAAACCACCTCTTTGAAATGA
- a CDS encoding Mrp/NBP35 family ATP-binding protein, producing MTESQVKEVLSTVTYPGFTKDIVTFGFVKGIEIDGGRVAVTVEITSSAPEVKKALEDEIRTKLEMAGATEVIPMIMQPKMPRETSSHGKNIAPQVKNFVMVSSGKGGVGKSTTSVNLAIALAMQGKKVGLLDADIYGPNVPRMMGVEDMRPDVIGNKVKPINAYGVEVMSMGVLMEEGQSLIWRGAMVMKAIEQFLRDILWSDLDVLVIDMPPGTGDAQLTLAQSVPVTAGITVTTPQKVSLDDSRRSLDMFKKLHIPIAGVVENMSGFICPSCGTESDIFGRGTAAAVAEEYGSKLLAQIPIEPAVREGGDEGKPITYHYPESETAKRYIKAAEDLWNTIEQINEEGGVSNEAIQPTTPPGVSACSTGAQPQGGQNQGGCGCS from the coding sequence ATGACAGAAAGTCAAGTCAAAGAGGTACTCTCAACGGTAACCTATCCGGGATTTACGAAAGATATTGTAACCTTCGGATTCGTCAAGGGTATCGAGATCGACGGTGGCCGTGTGGCCGTAACGGTCGAAATCACATCGAGTGCACCGGAAGTGAAAAAAGCGCTCGAGGATGAGATTAGAACGAAACTGGAAATGGCGGGTGCGACGGAAGTGATTCCGATGATCATGCAGCCGAAAATGCCGCGCGAAACATCGAGTCATGGCAAAAATATCGCCCCGCAAGTCAAGAACTTTGTTATGGTCAGCTCAGGCAAGGGTGGCGTCGGTAAATCGACGACTTCCGTCAACCTCGCGATCGCTCTGGCGATGCAGGGTAAAAAAGTCGGCCTTCTCGATGCCGACATTTACGGTCCGAACGTGCCGCGAATGATGGGTGTGGAAGATATGCGTCCGGATGTCATCGGCAACAAAGTGAAGCCGATCAACGCCTATGGTGTCGAAGTGATGAGTATGGGCGTTCTGATGGAAGAGGGGCAGTCGCTCATCTGGCGTGGTGCGATGGTCATGAAGGCGATCGAACAGTTCCTGCGCGATATCCTCTGGAGCGATCTTGACGTACTTGTCATCGACATGCCGCCGGGAACGGGCGATGCACAGCTGACGCTGGCGCAGAGTGTTCCGGTCACGGCCGGCATCACGGTTACGACACCGCAGAAAGTCTCTCTCGACGACTCGCGCCGAAGCCTTGATATGTTCAAGAAACTGCATATCCCGATCGCGGGCGTCGTTGAAAACATGAGCGGCTTCATCTGCCCGAGCTGTGGGACCGAGAGTGATATCTTCGGACGCGGTACGGCAGCTGCGGTCGCCGAAGAGTACGGCAGCAAACTTCTCGCACAGATTCCGATCGAGCCGGCGGTACGCGAAGGTGGCGACGAAGGGAAGCCGATCACCTACCACTATCCCGAAAGTGAAACGGCGAAGCGCTATATCAAAGCGGCCGAAGATCTTTGGAATACGATCGAACAGATCAACGAAGAGGGTGGCGTAAGCAACGAAGCGATCCAGCCGACGACCCCTCCGGGCGTCTCCGCCTGCTCAACCGGCGCACAGCCGCAGGGTGGCCAAAACCAAGGTGGCTGCGGCTGCAGCTAA
- a CDS encoding sensor domain-containing protein, translating into MGFDKNDKIIKNDRFFRLMADNLPDMLWAKDIEGRYLFANRALCENLLMAKDTQEPIGKQDIFFAERERRKHPENQEWHTFGELCFNTDLITLEHMKPMRFEEYGNVKGKMLYLEVHKAPLFDEQGKLLGTVGSARDITRQKELERQIKKSNETFEQLLNATIEGLFVFDSERRCIQVNEMAAKITGYSQKELIGKHALDDLVAPESFDIVKEKIRLDSAEPYEMIVMRRDGSRVPVIARGKNLELFGKRVRISAIMDITEMKEAQTKIEYLAYYDVLTGLPNRRLLTRYLEQAMHFSARNGNYGALIFMDLDNFKKINDTAGHDSGDRLLKEIATRIKDSIRRSDTVSRFGGDEFVILLTNLKGTAEKVGLEVEKWAENIRSKVEEQFWLPEPMKMKIHPECSMGITLFKGDVRTTDELLKHADIALYEAKNSGRNCIRFYNRKMQQNVDKQIETEHQLNEAFSRNEIEVHYQPQLSMQGKIKAAEALCRWNHPVKGLITPDQFIPVAEMSGQIIKLGDIMLEKVCNRLKIWSGIEGFNNLAISLNISVKQFMSPSFVQSVEEKIEKYGVRPHMLKLELTESLFLDNFDKVVKKMNRLKKIGIEISLDDFGTGFSSLSYLKKLPLTQLKIDRSFIRDIIEDDNDKAIVRATIAIAESMGLETVAEGVETAEQKELLEDMGCKIYQGYLFSKPLPLEEFEAYAADKL; encoded by the coding sequence ATGGGTTTTGATAAAAACGACAAAATAATTAAAAACGACAGGTTTTTTCGATTGATGGCGGACAATCTGCCGGATATGCTCTGGGCGAAAGATATTGAAGGGCGGTATCTTTTCGCCAACCGTGCCCTTTGTGAAAATCTTCTCATGGCGAAAGATACGCAAGAGCCGATAGGGAAGCAGGATATTTTTTTCGCCGAAAGAGAACGCCGAAAGCATCCGGAAAATCAGGAGTGGCATACGTTCGGAGAACTCTGTTTCAATACCGATCTCATCACGCTCGAACATATGAAGCCGATGCGATTCGAAGAGTATGGCAACGTGAAAGGAAAAATGCTCTATCTCGAAGTGCACAAGGCACCTCTCTTCGACGAGCAAGGCAAACTTCTCGGAACGGTGGGAAGTGCGCGGGATATCACGCGTCAAAAAGAGCTGGAACGGCAGATCAAAAAGTCGAACGAGACGTTCGAACAACTCCTCAATGCAACGATCGAGGGATTGTTCGTGTTCGACAGCGAAAGAAGGTGTATTCAGGTCAACGAAATGGCGGCGAAAATTACCGGTTATTCGCAGAAGGAGCTGATTGGCAAACACGCCCTCGACGATCTCGTCGCACCGGAATCGTTCGATATCGTCAAAGAGAAAATACGACTCGACTCGGCGGAGCCTTACGAGATGATCGTTATGAGAAGAGACGGTTCGCGCGTTCCCGTGATTGCGCGAGGAAAAAACCTCGAACTTTTCGGAAAGCGGGTCCGTATCAGTGCGATTATGGATATCACCGAGATGAAAGAGGCTCAGACAAAGATCGAGTATCTCGCCTACTACGACGTTCTCACGGGATTGCCGAATAGAAGGCTGTTGACCAGGTATCTTGAACAGGCGATGCATTTTTCCGCCAGGAACGGCAATTACGGCGCCCTTATTTTCATGGATCTCGACAATTTCAAGAAGATCAACGACACGGCCGGCCACGATAGTGGAGATAGGCTGCTCAAAGAGATAGCGACAAGGATAAAAGATTCGATCCGAAGAAGTGACACGGTTTCGAGATTCGGAGGGGACGAGTTTGTCATTCTTCTGACAAATCTGAAAGGCACGGCCGAGAAGGTGGGGCTGGAGGTAGAAAAATGGGCGGAAAACATCCGCTCGAAAGTAGAAGAACAGTTCTGGTTACCCGAACCAATGAAGATGAAAATCCATCCTGAATGCAGTATGGGTATAACGCTTTTCAAAGGGGATGTCAGAACGACCGACGAACTTCTGAAGCATGCCGATATCGCTTTGTACGAGGCAAAAAATTCCGGCAGAAACTGCATAAGGTTCTACAACAGAAAAATGCAGCAGAATGTTGATAAACAGATCGAAACGGAGCATCAGCTGAACGAAGCGTTCAGCAGGAACGAGATCGAAGTCCATTATCAACCGCAACTCTCGATGCAAGGAAAGATCAAAGCCGCCGAAGCGCTCTGTCGCTGGAATCATCCCGTTAAAGGCTTGATTACCCCGGATCAATTCATTCCCGTAGCCGAGATGAGTGGACAGATCATCAAACTCGGCGATATTATGCTCGAGAAAGTTTGTAATCGTTTGAAAATTTGGTCGGGGATCGAAGGTTTCAACAATCTCGCGATAAGTCTCAATATCAGTGTCAAACAGTTCATGTCTCCATCGTTTGTTCAGAGTGTCGAAGAGAAGATCGAGAAGTACGGTGTAAGGCCTCATATGCTGAAACTGGAGCTTACGGAATCTCTTTTTCTGGACAATTTCGATAAAGTAGTCAAGAAAATGAACAGGCTCAAGAAGATCGGTATCGAGATATCACTGGACGATTTCGGAACCGGTTTCTCTTCTCTCTCCTATCTGAAAAAGTTGCCGCTCACCCAATTGAAGATCGACCGCTCGTTCATTCGGGATATCATTGAAGACGACAACGATAAAGCGATCGTTCGGGCTACGATCGCTATTGCCGAATCGATGGGGCTCGAAACAGTGGCCGAGGGGGTCGAAACGGCCGAACAGAAAGAGCTTCTCGAAGATATGGGGTGTAAAATCTATCAGGGGTATCTCTTCAGCAAGCCACTTCCTTTGGAAGAGTTCGAAGCATACGCAGCAGACAAACTGTAG
- the thiC gene encoding phosphomethylpyrimidine synthase ThiC: MRSEWVKKRENDKVRTQMYYAKQGIVTEEMAYVAKVEKLNPEFVRSEVARGRMIIPANVNHVHQKPMAIGMGATCKINANIGSSAVASDAEGEVEKVKVCQKYGADTIMDLSTGGDLDMIREEVIKHAEVPIGTVPMYQILHDCNNKIEDLTIDAMLDVIERQAKQGVSYFTIHAGFLLRFMPLVAKRKMGIVSRGGSLMAAWMMHYHKENPFYTAYDDILDICRKYDVSLSLGDSLRPGCLYDASDDAQLNELKVLGELTLRAWEKDVQVMIEGPGHVPLNQIERNMKLERDYCHEAPFYILGPLVTDIAAGYDHISSAIGAAVGGWHGASMLCYVTPKEHLGLPNAADVREGIIAYKIAAHAADIARGRKGARDIDDAMSDARYTFDWNKQFELALDPDRAREYHDETLPQDVFKEAEFCSMCGPKFCSYKISQDIMEGNVDFSHVAS, translated from the coding sequence ATGAGAAGCGAATGGGTCAAAAAACGTGAAAACGATAAAGTTCGAACACAAATGTATTATGCCAAGCAGGGCATCGTAACCGAAGAGATGGCGTATGTCGCCAAGGTAGAGAAACTCAATCCGGAGTTTGTCCGAAGCGAAGTGGCACGTGGACGGATGATCATTCCGGCCAACGTCAACCATGTTCACCAAAAACCTATGGCGATCGGTATGGGGGCGACGTGCAAAATCAATGCAAATATCGGATCCTCTGCCGTCGCTAGCGATGCAGAGGGCGAAGTCGAAAAGGTCAAAGTGTGTCAGAAATATGGTGCTGACACCATTATGGATCTCTCCACCGGCGGTGACCTGGACATGATCCGCGAAGAGGTGATCAAGCATGCAGAGGTGCCAATCGGCACCGTTCCGATGTATCAGATTCTGCACGATTGCAACAATAAGATCGAGGACCTTACGATCGATGCGATGCTCGATGTCATCGAACGCCAGGCGAAGCAGGGAGTCAGCTATTTCACGATCCATGCGGGATTTCTTTTGCGTTTCATGCCACTTGTAGCAAAACGTAAAATGGGGATTGTAAGTCGCGGCGGTAGCCTGATGGCGGCATGGATGATGCACTATCATAAAGAGAATCCTTTCTACACAGCGTATGACGATATTCTCGATATCTGCCGCAAGTATGATGTTTCTCTTTCGCTCGGCGATAGCCTACGCCCCGGATGTCTCTACGACGCCAGCGACGATGCGCAGCTCAATGAACTCAAAGTGCTTGGCGAGCTGACGCTCCGTGCGTGGGAGAAGGATGTGCAGGTAATGATCGAAGGGCCGGGCCACGTTCCGCTCAACCAGATCGAGCGCAACATGAAGCTCGAGCGTGACTACTGCCACGAAGCGCCGTTCTATATTCTCGGGCCGCTCGTTACCGATATCGCTGCAGGTTACGACCATATCTCCAGCGCCATCGGTGCGGCGGTCGGCGGGTGGCATGGTGCCAGTATGCTCTGCTACGTTACGCCGAAAGAGCACCTTGGACTGCCGAATGCTGCGGATGTTCGCGAAGGGATCATCGCCTACAAAATCGCGGCGCATGCCGCCGATATCGCCCGCGGCCGCAAGGGTGCGCGCGATATCGACGATGCGATGAGCGACGCACGCTACACGTTCGACTGGAACAAACAGTTCGAACTGGCGCTCGACCCCGACCGGGCCCGCGAATATCACGACGAGACACTGCCGCAGGATGTTTTCAAAGAGGCGGAGTTCTGCTCGATGTGCGGACCGAAATTCTGCAGCTACAAAATCAGCCAGGATATTATGGAAGGTAATGTCGATTTCAGTCATGTCGCGAGTTAA
- a CDS encoding DUF2238 domain-containing protein, with protein MHRYFPHILLGLYLVWFGVLATDPYNREIWFSENLPIVLIVLLLVVTYSKFRFSNTAYFLMSILIFLHTLGGHYTFERVPFEWVTDFFGFERNNFDRVAHFSVGFYAFAIVEFLCRQAYVTRRWIAYLFGVFAILSVAALYEIVEWWFAVMADNETGIAFLGSQGDIWDAQKDMLSDGLGAIFAVALYHFLPPWRGRCGARRVG; from the coding sequence ATGCATCGATATTTTCCCCATATTCTACTGGGACTTTATCTGGTTTGGTTTGGCGTATTGGCAACTGATCCCTACAATCGTGAGATTTGGTTCAGCGAAAATCTTCCTATCGTACTCATCGTATTACTTCTCGTTGTCACCTATTCGAAATTTCGTTTTTCCAATACGGCCTATTTCTTGATGAGCATATTGATTTTTCTCCATACACTTGGAGGCCACTATACCTTTGAACGGGTACCCTTTGAGTGGGTAACCGACTTTTTTGGGTTTGAACGCAACAACTTTGACAGAGTCGCACATTTCAGTGTCGGATTCTATGCCTTTGCGATCGTCGAATTTCTTTGTCGTCAAGCATACGTGACGCGACGCTGGATTGCATATCTATTCGGGGTTTTCGCTATTTTGAGTGTGGCGGCTCTGTATGAGATTGTTGAGTGGTGGTTCGCAGTAATGGCCGATAATGAGACGGGTATAGCGTTTCTCGGTTCCCAAGGCGATATTTGGGATGCTCAAAAAGATATGCTGAGTGACGGACTGGGGGCGATATTCGCTGTCGCTCTTTATCACTTTCTTCCGCCTTGGAGAGGGCGCTGCGGCGCTCGAAGGGTGGGATGA
- a CDS encoding response regulator yields the protein MKILIVEDEIYLAQSIAGKLIDFGHECDIFTAVNDALDQTERYDVILLSTNLSGQDFYAVIKKFADEIILLMVSYISNDTVTDPLKAGAHDYIQKPFMIEELIRKINHFHSFKQLQKRCELYEDYLDHQLKNIQLPNPMKKTLPLMVKTNYQKQADAFAFALAEELGRPLKYLPLSNSASLSALEHLESDSIAYMPEFQMLKKSEREAFLEALQDRDVITSTTENFEDERVETIELVSEHKIFDRTEILTIDDYVKFIIHNYQSKFPDTELSKKLGISRKSLWEKRKKYGIFKKK from the coding sequence ATGAAAATACTCATCGTCGAAGATGAAATCTACCTCGCGCAGAGTATCGCAGGAAAGCTGATCGATTTCGGCCACGAATGCGATATCTTCACCGCGGTCAACGATGCGCTCGACCAGACGGAGCGTTACGACGTCATCCTGCTCTCGACCAATCTCTCGGGACAGGACTTCTACGCCGTTATAAAAAAGTTTGCCGATGAAATCATTCTCCTGATGGTTTCATACATCAGTAACGACACCGTCACCGATCCACTCAAAGCGGGTGCACACGACTACATCCAGAAGCCGTTTATGATCGAAGAGCTGATACGGAAAATCAACCATTTCCACAGCTTCAAACAGCTGCAGAAACGGTGCGAGCTCTATGAGGATTACCTCGATCATCAGCTCAAAAACATCCAACTTCCGAACCCCATGAAAAAAACACTTCCACTCATGGTCAAAACGAATTACCAAAAGCAGGCCGATGCTTTCGCTTTCGCTCTTGCGGAAGAGCTTGGACGGCCGCTCAAATATCTTCCACTCAGCAACAGCGCCTCTCTGAGTGCCCTTGAACATTTGGAGAGCGACTCTATCGCCTATATGCCTGAGTTCCAAATGCTGAAAAAGAGCGAGCGCGAAGCGTTTCTGGAAGCGTTACAGGACAGAGACGTCATCACTTCGACTACAGAGAACTTCGAAGATGAAAGAGTGGAAACGATCGAACTGGTCAGCGAGCACAAGATATTCGACCGTACGGAGATTCTGACGATCGATGATTATGTCAAATTCATCATTCACAACTACCAAAGCAAGTTCCCGGACACCGAGTTGAGCAAAAAGCTCGGAATATCGCGCAAATCACTCTGGGAAAAGAGGAAAAAGTATGGCATATTCAAGAAAAAGTAA
- a CDS encoding bifunctional 2-C-methyl-D-erythritol 4-phosphate cytidylyltransferase/2-C-methyl-D-erythritol 2,4-cyclodiphosphate synthase — protein MSDLTLVLLSAGEATRFKKPVKKQWLRVGSEPLWFRVARTFESMGLFQKIVIAAHPDEINYMKRFANYTFVQGGESRQASLQNALASVDSTLVLVSDVARACVSRKICEALLRAIETADCAVPVLPVNDTVYYENEPIDRSKLLRIQTPQLSRTEKLLAALSQPGEFTDESSAIHHNGGKVAFIEGDESLHKLTFADDISHLPCLEAPDTSLCFTGNGFDVHAFEEGKRMVLGGVQIDVPYGFKAHSDGDVAIHALIDALMGAAGMGDIGELFPDTDQAYAGADSAQLLKRVVQKIHHYGFEIVHADLTIMAEVPKLSPYKYEMARRVASLLQVTPDRMNVKATTTEKLGFIGRKEGVAVNATATLKYFNWTLS, from the coding sequence TTGTCTGATTTAACACTGGTGCTTCTCTCTGCCGGAGAGGCAACACGTTTTAAAAAACCCGTCAAAAAGCAATGGCTCCGTGTCGGAAGCGAACCGCTTTGGTTCCGGGTGGCCAGAACATTCGAGTCTATGGGACTCTTTCAGAAGATCGTCATTGCCGCTCATCCCGACGAAATCAATTATATGAAACGATTCGCAAACTATACTTTCGTACAAGGCGGAGAGAGCAGGCAAGCATCCCTTCAAAACGCTCTGGCGTCAGTCGATAGCACGCTGGTACTCGTAAGCGACGTAGCACGCGCCTGTGTAAGCCGCAAGATCTGCGAAGCACTGCTGCGAGCGATCGAAACGGCGGACTGCGCCGTTCCCGTTCTTCCCGTAAACGATACGGTCTACTACGAGAATGAACCGATCGACCGTTCGAAACTTCTACGTATCCAGACGCCGCAACTCAGCCGCACCGAAAAACTGTTGGCCGCCCTTTCACAACCCGGTGAATTTACCGACGAGAGCAGTGCGATCCATCACAATGGCGGAAAAGTCGCATTTATCGAAGGGGACGAGTCACTTCACAAACTTACTTTTGCCGACGACATCTCCCACCTTCCCTGCCTCGAAGCACCGGACACAAGCCTCTGTTTTACAGGAAACGGCTTCGATGTCCATGCATTCGAAGAAGGGAAAAGAATGGTTCTCGGCGGCGTTCAAATCGATGTGCCGTATGGTTTCAAGGCCCACTCCGACGGTGACGTCGCGATCCACGCCCTAATCGATGCACTCATGGGTGCTGCCGGTATGGGCGACATCGGTGAACTTTTTCCAGATACCGATCAGGCATATGCAGGGGCCGATTCCGCACAACTTTTAAAACGGGTCGTCCAAAAGATTCACCACTACGGCTTCGAGATAGTCCATGCCGACCTGACGATCATGGCGGAGGTACCGAAACTCTCCCCTTACAAATATGAAATGGCACGAAGAGTCGCCTCATTGCTTCAGGTAACACCGGATAGAATGAATGTCAAAGCGACAACGACGGAAAAACTCGGTTTTATCGGACGCAAAGAGGGAGTTGCCGTCAATGCGACAGCAACGCTTAAATATTTTAACTGGACATTATCATGA
- a CDS encoding RsmB/NOP family class I SAM-dependent RNA methyltransferase: MPLPDLFIERFRAIYPDDADTLLETFERPRRVSFRINPLKTDTDTALKQLDEEGLEPEPVAWYPYAFSVEAKMRDTLTHSRLFDRGDIYIQSLSSMLAPLILGPRPGETVLDLTAAPGGKSLMMAAMMQNEGWLSVVEPGKDRFFRLKANLERGGATIAHHYMADGRGVGNKCPAMFDRVLLDAPCSTEAKFKTYAPQTYAFWSERKIKEMAKLQYRLMESAIKSLKPGGKLLYATCSFAPEENEAVVDKALHKHPEIHVEPIEIPIENIHPGVTQWKKKRFNLNLSKAVRILPTESMDGFFLCLLKKV, encoded by the coding sequence ATGCCACTGCCCGATCTATTCATCGAGCGGTTTCGCGCCATCTATCCCGACGATGCCGACACACTGCTTGAAACCTTCGAGCGCCCAAGGCGGGTCTCCTTCCGCATCAATCCGCTCAAAACGGATACCGATACCGCACTGAAACAGTTGGATGAAGAGGGGCTCGAACCCGAACCGGTGGCTTGGTACCCTTACGCATTCAGCGTCGAAGCGAAGATGCGCGACACATTGACCCATTCACGCCTTTTCGATAGGGGGGATATCTATATCCAGAGCCTTTCATCAATGCTCGCACCACTCATACTCGGTCCAAGACCGGGCGAAACGGTGCTCGACCTGACGGCGGCTCCCGGCGGAAAATCGCTGATGATGGCAGCCATGATGCAAAACGAGGGTTGGCTGTCGGTCGTCGAACCGGGGAAAGATCGTTTTTTCCGTCTCAAAGCCAACCTCGAGCGAGGCGGTGCCACAATCGCCCACCACTACATGGCGGACGGCCGCGGCGTAGGAAACAAATGTCCCGCCATGTTCGACAGGGTTTTACTCGATGCGCCCTGCTCTACCGAAGCGAAATTCAAGACATACGCTCCACAAACATACGCCTTTTGGAGCGAACGCAAGATCAAAGAGATGGCAAAGCTGCAATATCGGCTGATGGAGTCGGCGATAAAAAGTCTGAAACCGGGTGGAAAGCTCCTCTACGCCACTTGCTCATTCGCCCCGGAAGAGAACGAAGCCGTCGTCGACAAAGCCCTGCACAAACATCCGGAGATTCATGTCGAACCCATCGAGATACCGATAGAAAACATTCACCCCGGAGTCACGCAATGGAAGAAAAAAAGATTTAACCTCAACCTCTCCAAAGCTGTACGTATTCTTCCCACCGAATCAATGGACGGCTTTTTTCTCTGTCTCCTCAAAAAAGTCTAA
- a CDS encoding phosphatidylglycerophosphatase A family protein, which produces MNVSEKLFLAGLGSGLLPKAPGTWGTLVGLLIGMAILSYFPIETLFLLTILVTLIGVREINRYELRSGIHDDKRIVIDEVAGIWLALCISGISFPALILSFLFFRTYDIWKPSIIGRIDREAPGGWGVMGDDLVAGAAAGFSSALVMQVLLHYHMLG; this is translated from the coding sequence ATGAATGTTTCAGAAAAACTGTTTCTCGCCGGTTTGGGAAGCGGGCTTCTTCCCAAAGCACCCGGAACATGGGGGACGCTCGTCGGCCTTCTCATCGGTATGGCCATACTCTCCTATTTTCCGATCGAAACGCTCTTTCTTTTGACGATACTGGTGACGCTTATCGGGGTTCGCGAGATCAACCGCTACGAGCTGCGGAGCGGGATCCACGACGACAAGCGCATCGTCATCGACGAAGTCGCCGGCATCTGGCTGGCACTCTGCATCAGCGGGATCTCGTTTCCCGCCCTCATTTTGAGTTTTCTCTTTTTCCGTACCTACGACATCTGGAAACCCTCCATCATAGGACGCATCGACCGCGAAGCTCCCGGTGGCTGGGGCGTCATGGGTGACGACCTCGTCGCGGGTGCCGCGGCGGGATTTTCAAGTGCCCTCGTAATGCAGGTGCTTCTGCATTATCACATGCTAGGATAG